The genomic interval AGTAAAGTCAGGATGTGGATTTCCAAGGAATTTTCTGTCTGCATCAGTAATCGTACCATCACCATTGGTATCGTGGTATTTATATTTACCCACTGCTGCATAGCCCGGATATTTCACTCCACCGTCCACTTCTCCCTGATTCTGATAGATTCCATCGATTTGCAAACCGTAGAAAGAATACAATGGCATTCCTGCAACTGAACGCGTCCAGGTGTAACTACGGATTGTTGGCCCTAAAAGAACTGCGGAAGCACTGTTATTCAACTTTACAACATTGTTTTTGTAAGCTGAAATATTGGCACCAATTCCGTAAGTAAGATCACCATTCAGAGCTTTGTTATTAAAATCAATGGCTAAGTCAATTCCCTTGTTGTTCATTTCACCAACGTTTACGAAAGGAATTACTGCAACTCCCTGTGTAGCCGGTAAACTTACCTGATACAACATATCAGATGTAGTACGGTTATACAAATCAAGATTAAGACCAAACATTCCTTTCAGGAAAGTCGCATCAATCCCAACGTTAGTCTGCGTTGTAGTTTCCCATTTTGCATCCTGGTTTCCAAATGCCTGCGTATCAAATCCGGCCTGAACAGAACTGTTTGAACCGTCGATTGCGTAAGAAGACTGGTTTAGCGTGGAACGGTAAGTACTGAAACCATTATAGTTCCCGATTTCCTGATTACCTGTTTGTCCCCATCCTCCCCTTATTTTCAGATCATCAATCCAGGTCAGCGGTTTCATGAATTCTTCTTCTGAAAGCCTCCATCCTGCACTGAATGCAGGGAATGTACCATAACGGTTATTTGCTCCAAAACGTGAAGAACCATCACGTCTTACAGTTGCTTCCAATAAATAACGGTCTTTCAATGCGTAGTTTACTTTTCCGAATATGGAGAAAAGCGACCACTGATAACCTGCACCCGTATTGTTAATACCAGCCGATCCTGCACTCAGATACATATACTGTGGATCTTCTGAATAAAACGTAGTACGGGTTGCAGAGAAATCTTTTCCTGAACCTTTAATAGCTTCCGTTCCTGCTAATACATTCAGTTTATGGATTGTTCCAAAAGTTTTGCTGTAATTCAGTGTGTTAGACCAGGTCCAGTTCACATCATAGGCATAAGCATTTGTCAACGCGTTATTTGATTCAATTTCTGCTTCTTCCAAGTCCAATAAGGTGTAAGCAGTTCTGTTGGCATTGGTAAAGTCAATACCAATACTTGTTTTAGCTACCAGGTCTTTAAAAACATCAACTTCTGCGTACGCATTTCCAAAAGCCCGGAAAGTGTTAACTGAGTTGTTTCTGGTACGGTACAATTGCGCAACAGGGTTTGTAGCCGGTCCGAGACCTGATGCACGTGTAGCAGCAAAATTACCCATGATGTCATACACCGGAATGATAGAAGGAATACGGAATCCATTTCCGATCGGGTTTCCATCCTGGTTGTTGGTTGTACTTCCGGTACCGTTATTACTGTAATAACCTTTGTTTTCAGTATAACTTACTTCCAGATTTTCTCCGAAACGGATTTTCTTTTTGAATAGAAATTCCGTGTTTGAACGCAAAGAATATCTGTCAAAAGACGTATTTTTTAGTATACCATCCTGTTTGAAGTAATTCAGGGAAAGCGCATATCTTCCGGTTTCGGTTCCACCCGTTGCTCCTACGTTATACTCCTGAATAGCAGCGTTACGAAGTATTTCTTTTTCCCAGTCTGTTCCCTGCTTATTTGCTTTAACAATCTGGTAAAATCCTGTACGATTGTAATTATAAAGAGATGGATCAGTTGCAGGATTTCCCTCAGATAAACCATATTGTGCCCCGGCAAGGATATAGTCAGGAACCACTGCACTAGCACCATTACCATACTGTGGATGCGAAGGATTTCCGTTTGTAAGTACACCTGCATTTTTACGCTGTGTCCAGAGAAGATCACCAAATTGCTGCGGATCAATAATAAGGTCCAGGTTCACTTTCCCGGTTTGAACACCAAAACGGCTGTTAAAAGTAAACTGAGGCGCGCCTGCTTTTCCTTTTTTAGTTGTAATGATAATTACCCCATTAGCTGCACGCGATCCGTAAATAGAAGCCGAAGAAGCATCTTTCAATACCTGCATCGATTCAATGTTGTTTGGGTTGATGCTGTTCAGTCCGCCTTTTGTTGGCACACCGTCAATCACATACAAAGGATCATTGTTGTTAACAGTACCAAATCCACGGATACGGACAGTAGCTTCACCACCCGGCGTGTTGTTGGATGTAACAGTTACACCGGCTACTCTTCCCTGTAATTGCTGCGCAACGTTTGGTGCCGAAACTTTTGTCAGTTCCTTGGCATCTACGGTTGATACCGCTCCGGTAATGTCTCTTTTGGATTGAGACGAATAGCCGGTTACAACCACCTCACTTAAAGATTTCACGTCGGACTGAAGCGTAATATCTACCTGAGATCTGTTGGCAATATTGATTTCCTGGGTTAAAAAACCAATTGAAGATACAACCAATGTGGTACTTCCGTCTGGCAGGTTAAGAGAAAACAAACCATCTGCATCAGTTGTAGTTCCTACGGCACTACTGCCTTTCAAAACAATAGTAGCACCTGGTATAGTAGCTCCTGTTGCATCAATTACCTTTCCTTTAACCGAAAAATCGGCGGAAAGCATCGTATTGGCTGTTGCTTCGGAATGAGTAGGTAACGTACCCGTCGGCTTAGCAGATAAAGCCGAAAATTGGATATTGGTTACAACTACCATTATGAGACTGGTTCTCACAATTTTAAGCAGGTAACTTCCCCGGTAAAAGGTTTTTTTCATACTTTTGTTTGTTTTGTAAATGGTAAAAAATTGGCAAAATAATTCCCTTGTCCTTTTCAGGATATTCTGAGCTTAGCGGCATAGAGTGGGGATTTTAAATTGGGGTGGATGATGCTGGAACATCATTCACCTTTTTTGTTTATTCAAATGTTATGGGATTTAGGTTTATACTAGCTGACGGATTTATAATCGAATTTATTTTCTCAGTGAGAAGCGCATGGTATCATAAGTTACAATCGCTTTTAATAAATAGGGAAATAGTGTGTAGAACTACACCTTCATAACCAAAAGTAGGCAATACATGTTTTATATAAAATAGTGTATTGCATTTTATTAGAATAACAAAATTTTATTGTTTTATTCTACAAATTCTCATTTGAAATTCAATACAAAATTTTCTTAAACAGAACTGTGCTAAGAATGGAGCACAACAAGCCGAATTATTTTGAGCCTCGTAAATAAGTATATTTTAGTAACAACGATTTTTATAATCGGTAACCAAAAATATCATGAGAACAAATTTCAGTCTGCTGTTTTTATCGGCACTTCTTTTTTCATCTGCCATTTACGGACAATCTGCAAAACCAGATTACAAAAGCCGGATAGTAGCAATAAGGCAAAACATAAATAAGGTACTTTACGAACCTGAAACCGGTCTTTACCTGGAAACCAACGGTAAAAACGAAAAGCCGCATTCTTATTTGTGGCCATTGTGCGCATTGTTACAAGCGGCTAATGAAGCAGAAGAATTGGAGCCGGGAAAAGAATATATGAAACCTGTCCTTGCTGCAATTCAGCAATATTACAACACAGCACCTCCTGCGCCGGGTTACCAGGCATATGTGAGTAAGGAAGGCAAAGATTCCAGGTTTTATGATGATAATCAATGGATTGCCATTGCTTGTATTGATGCTTACAACCGAACCAACAACAGAGCCTATCTTAAAATTGCAGAAGAGATTTACACATTTATGATGACAGGCTATGACTTGAAATCAGGAGGCGGATTGTATTGGAAAGAAGATGAAAAGAATACTAAAAATACTTGTTCGAACGGGCCGGGAATATTAGTAGCACTGCAACTGTATAAAATCACAAAAAATAAAAAATATCTTACAACAGCTACCGAATTATATGAGTGGACAAACAGGCATTTGCGCTCACCAGAAGGGATTTACTAGGATGCGATCAAAATCCCGGGTTTAAAAATAGACTCAGCAACTTACACTTATAATACCGGCACTATGCTGCAATCCAATGTACTTTTGTTTGAGATCACCCATGACAAAAAGTACCTGGAAGAAGCACAACTTATTGCCAAAGCCGCTAAAAATTATTTCTATAAAGCTGGAAAATTACCGGATAACTATTGGTTTAACGTCGTGTTGCTGAGAGGCTATGTAGAACTTTACGAAGTAGATAAGAATAAAGAACAGCTGGGATTTTTTATTGAGGAAGCCGAAAGGATATGGAGAGAAGAACGGGATGAAAACAGTTTATTAGGAAGAAAAAAGGACAAAACTTTAATAGATCAGTCTGCCATGATGGAAATGTATGCGAGGCTAAATAAGTTAAAGCTATAAAACTTAATTTTTCTCAACTTCTTAATGGTTCGATTTGAAAGTTTAACGGCACCGGCCGTCCGACATTAAGAAGTTGAGAAGGATTAAGATAAATTTACTCTGAATCCTTATAAAGCCCGAATTCACTGATTGCTATACTGACAGGCGACTTGGTAATACGCAAACGGAATTTCTGACCGGTAACAGGAACGGCTAGTTTTACCAGTCTTTTGGCTCCGACACTTGTTCCTTTGTGAACTTCCTTCCAGTCGCTTCCTTCCCAAACATCTACGGCAAACTCTTCGATACGTTGCCCGAGTTTGATATATTCCTGTAAACTGATAATATCAAAAGTTACAGGCTGACTTAGCTCAACAATAACTTCCGGAGTT from Dyadobacter sp. NIV53 carries:
- a CDS encoding TonB-dependent receptor; this encodes MKKTFYRGSYLLKIVRTSLIMVVVTNIQFSALSAKPTGTLPTHSEATANTMLSADFSVKGKVIDATGATIPGATIVLKGSSAVGTTTDADGLFSLNLPDGSTTLVVSSIGFLTQEINIANRSQVDITLQSDVKSLSEVVVTGYSSQSKRDITGAVSTVDAKELTKVSAPNVAQQLQGRVAGVTVTSNNTPGGEATVRIRGFGTVNNNDPLYVIDGVPTKGGLNSINPNNIESMQVLKDASSASIYGSRAANGVIIITTKKGKAGAPQFTFNSRFGVQTGKVNLDLIIDPQQFGDLLWTQRKNAGVLTNGNPSHPQYGNGASAVVPDYILAGAQYGLSEGNPATDPSLYNYNRTGFYQIVKANKQGTDWEKEILRNAAIQEYNVGATGGTETGRYALSLNYFKQDGILKNTSFDRYSLRSNTEFLFKKKIRFGENLEVSYTENKGYYSNNGTGSTTNNQDGNPIGNGFRIPSIIPVYDIMGNFAATRASGLGPATNPVAQLYRTRNNSVNTFRAFGNAYAEVDVFKDLVAKTSIGIDFTNANRTAYTLLDLEEAEIESNNALTNAYAYDVNWTWSNTLNYSKTFGTIHKLNVLAGTEAIKGSGKDFSATRTTFYSEDPQYMYLSAGSAGINNTGAGYQWSLFSIFGKVNYALKDRYLLEATVRRDGSSRFGANNRYGTFPAFSAGWRLSEEEFMKPLTWIDDLKIRGGWGQTGNQEIGNYNGFSTYRSTLNQSSYAIDGSNSSVQAGFDTQAFGNQDAKWETTTQTNVGIDATFLKGMFGLNLDLYNRTTSDMLYQVSLPATQGVAVIPFVNVGEMNNKGIDLAIDFNNKALNGDLTYGIGANISAYKNNVVKLNNSASAVLLGPTIRSYTWTRSVAGMPLYSFYGLQIDGIYQNQGEVDGGVKYPGYAAVGKYKYHDTNGDGTITDADRKFLGNPHPDFTYGINLNLGYKGFDLSAFFQGVKGNSIINMVKRWTDFNNQAGNRSLRMLNDSWTPENPDAVLPILDANDSRSQQPSSYFVEDGSYFRMKNLTIGYTLPTKALSKMGLTSARIYVQGQNLFTITKYSGIDPEVTSVGSTPGTTVLGVDQGNYPRSKMYQVGINFGF